In a single window of the Mesoplodon densirostris isolate mMesDen1 chromosome 18, mMesDen1 primary haplotype, whole genome shotgun sequence genome:
- the CHCT1 gene encoding LOW QUALITY PROTEIN: CHD1 helical C-terminal domain containing protein 1 (The sequence of the model RefSeq protein was modified relative to this genomic sequence to represent the inferred CDS: deleted 1 base in 1 codon), whose product MEALDGQRGKGDQPLEKGTDAPCLEGSSSTIPARDSLVCQAKGLAQDAFKICKEYLRPLKKFLRKLHLPRDLPQEKKLKYMKQSLVVLGDHINTFLQRYCQAWEVQHWRKMLWRFVSLFSELEAKQLHRLYNQTGKFLLRFLQGPAEGSLRKLPQKPKLRGKKIKGAPETPETCP is encoded by the exons ATGGAAGCCTTAGATGGGCAGAGGGGTAAAGGGGACCAGCCACTAGAGAAG gGGACGGACGCACCCTGCTTAGAGGGGAGCTCCAGCACCATCCCTGCCAGAGACTCACTTGTGTGCCAGGCCAAGGGCCTGGCCCAGGACGCCTTCAAAATT TGTAAAGAATATCTCAGGCCGCTGAAGAAGTTCCTGCGAAAGTTGCACCTGCCCAGGGACCTACCCCAGGAGAAGAAGCTAAAGTACATGAAGCAGAGCCTGGTGGTCTTAGGGGACCACATCAACACCTTTCTGCAGCGCTACTGCCAAGCCTGGGAAGTCCAGCACTGGAGGAA GATGCTCTGGCGATTTGTCTCCCTCTTCTCAGAACTGGAGGCGAAGCAGCTTCACAGGCTCTACAACCAGACAGGCAAGTTCCTGCTGAGGTTCCTCCAGGGTCCAGCTGAGG GTTCTTTAAGGAAACTTCCTCAAAAACCAAAACTCAGGGGAAAGAAGATTAAGGGAGCCCCT GAAACTCCAGAGACCTGCCCATAA